One window of Streptomyces sp. NBC_00273 genomic DNA carries:
- a CDS encoding bifunctional glycosyltransferase/CDP-glycerol:glycerophosphate glycerophosphotransferase — MPPRLSIVVPVYNVELYLDECLESIASQTFEDFEVILVDDGSTDTSAVIAKAFAAKDKRFRVVMQDNAGLGAARNVGARHADKDSEYLAFVDSDDTMPDYAYQRLIEALDETGSDFAGGNVKRFRSVGMQQSWGHRAAFARTQLKTHISKFPALVTDRTAWNKVYRRSFWDRHGFQYPEGILYEDAPVSIPAHYFASSVDIISDCVYHWRVRETGERSITQRSTDPISLIDRVKSVRLVRESLKAKQGAKYARYLRDYDHNVLSEELPLIYKYVGEGGPEFRAAFVKEVGGLVREIGTGPWSDLTVADRLKAYLAGEGRVDDFIALQHHQRDYSYSVPVKGLARPQADYPFLQGRPPVPAKILTLGPRERRVVSRLEQAAWADGKLLLRGYALPGHLGAESRLGSRKMLVFREGNKRKRSVVSTRTVASPMATVKAPHLALRHADWAGFTAVVDPSIFQSGGKWNQGIWTTSIAVTGAGGLHRARLRGGENDTGQNPPPHWVAPDVRIVPTVSGALTIQVEVVRARALDVRAAGDDAVEITGELSAEAVGSTTLQAVHVTTGTVLSFPLESAASGAERASFTARVPLADLAAVPDAACEPGEWAPEPWSLSVVGADGTEHRMVHDERGGFDGLVLPLPGEDGGRSLFAKRGNTGHLTLSVQPSPPLVDGVAAEDGTLTLRGRFVAPTDEPYELVLHNANGVEFSYPVTRDGDAFEAVFRPVLPEAYAGLTTLPEGRWWPTMRPVAQGGTTAGLLGVDRGAPVQMGPGLLFAGPHPVTVQGRRMRVETRFHDRMVLVADPLISPHDRSNYAQRVARFETYPAQRALPVKDIVVYDTHHGQGCGDSPRAIHEELVRRGEKLEHVWLVRDGQTEVPETARAVQYKSVESWEVLARARYFVTNDTVPGRFERRAGQVVVQTWHGTPIKEIGHDFVHDYYTSPEILEGLEHDSAQWTLLASPSSYATPLLKRALGYDGEVIEAGAPRADALVRPDAQRIAEVRRRLGLPEGKKVVLYMPTWRENNEGFSGGYKLDLRIDLDQARRELGEDHVLLIRSHHHVTEQVRDGVRDGFVVDVSRWPDATDLLLVADVLISDYSSAMFDFAHTDRPILLFTYDLEHYRGTLRGFNFDLEAKAPGPLLADSASLIEAVRNADAVGAEYAEARAAFRAEFCDLDNGNATECVVERMLAMGAEPAK, encoded by the coding sequence CGCCTGAGCATCGTCGTCCCCGTCTACAACGTCGAGCTCTACCTCGACGAGTGCCTGGAATCCATTGCATCCCAGACCTTCGAAGACTTCGAAGTCATTCTCGTGGACGACGGGTCCACGGACACGAGCGCCGTCATAGCCAAGGCGTTCGCCGCCAAGGACAAGCGCTTCCGCGTCGTGATGCAGGACAACGCAGGCCTCGGTGCGGCCCGCAACGTGGGCGCCCGTCACGCCGACAAGGACAGTGAGTACCTGGCCTTCGTCGACAGTGACGACACGATGCCCGACTACGCCTATCAGCGGCTCATCGAGGCGCTCGACGAGACGGGTTCGGACTTCGCGGGCGGAAACGTCAAGCGCTTCCGCTCCGTCGGCATGCAGCAGTCCTGGGGACACCGGGCCGCCTTCGCCCGCACCCAGCTGAAGACCCACATCTCGAAGTTCCCGGCGCTGGTCACCGACCGCACCGCGTGGAACAAGGTCTACCGGCGCAGCTTCTGGGACCGGCACGGCTTCCAGTACCCGGAGGGCATCCTCTACGAGGACGCCCCGGTCAGCATCCCCGCGCACTACTTCGCCTCCAGCGTCGACATCATCAGCGACTGCGTCTACCACTGGCGCGTCCGCGAGACCGGCGAGCGCTCGATCACCCAGCGCTCCACCGACCCGATCTCCCTCATCGACCGCGTGAAGTCCGTACGCCTGGTCCGCGAGTCCCTCAAGGCCAAGCAGGGCGCCAAGTACGCCCGTTACCTGCGCGACTACGACCACAACGTGCTGAGCGAGGAGCTCCCGCTCATCTACAAGTACGTCGGCGAGGGCGGCCCCGAGTTCCGCGCCGCGTTCGTCAAGGAGGTCGGCGGTCTCGTCCGCGAGATCGGCACCGGCCCCTGGTCCGACCTGACCGTTGCCGACCGGCTCAAGGCGTACCTGGCCGGCGAAGGCCGCGTCGACGACTTCATCGCGCTCCAGCACCACCAGCGCGACTACAGCTACAGCGTGCCGGTCAAGGGCCTCGCCCGCCCGCAGGCGGACTACCCCTTCCTGCAGGGCCGTCCGCCGGTTCCGGCGAAGATCCTCACCCTCGGTCCGCGCGAGCGCCGCGTCGTCAGCCGCCTGGAGCAGGCCGCCTGGGCCGACGGCAAGCTGCTGCTGCGCGGCTACGCCCTGCCCGGCCACCTCGGTGCGGAGAGCCGCCTCGGTTCCCGCAAGATGCTGGTCTTCCGCGAGGGCAACAAGCGCAAGCGCTCCGTCGTGAGCACCCGTACCGTCGCCTCCCCGATGGCCACGGTGAAGGCCCCGCACCTCGCCCTGCGGCACGCCGACTGGGCCGGCTTCACGGCCGTCGTCGACCCCTCGATCTTCCAGTCGGGCGGCAAGTGGAACCAGGGCATATGGACCACGTCCATCGCCGTCACCGGTGCCGGCGGGCTGCACCGCGCCCGCCTGCGCGGCGGGGAGAACGACACCGGCCAGAACCCGCCCCCGCACTGGGTGGCCCCCGACGTCCGGATCGTCCCGACGGTCTCCGGCGCCCTCACCATCCAGGTGGAGGTCGTTCGCGCCCGCGCCCTGGACGTCCGCGCCGCGGGTGACGACGCCGTCGAGATCACCGGCGAACTCTCCGCCGAGGCGGTCGGATCCACCACGCTGCAGGCCGTCCACGTCACCACGGGCACGGTCCTCTCCTTCCCCCTGGAGAGCGCGGCGTCCGGCGCCGAGCGGGCCTCGTTCACCGCCCGCGTACCGCTGGCCGACCTGGCCGCCGTACCGGACGCCGCGTGCGAGCCCGGCGAATGGGCCCCCGAGCCCTGGAGCCTCTCCGTCGTCGGCGCCGACGGCACCGAGCACCGCATGGTGCACGACGAGCGCGGTGGATTCGACGGCCTGGTCCTGCCCCTGCCCGGTGAGGACGGCGGACGCTCCCTCTTCGCCAAGCGCGGGAACACCGGACACCTGACCCTGTCCGTACAGCCCTCGCCGCCGCTGGTCGACGGGGTCGCCGCCGAAGACGGCACCCTCACCCTGCGGGGCCGCTTCGTCGCGCCGACCGACGAGCCGTACGAGTTGGTCCTGCACAACGCGAACGGCGTGGAGTTCAGCTACCCCGTCACCCGCGACGGGGACGCCTTCGAGGCCGTCTTCCGGCCCGTGCTCCCCGAGGCGTACGCCGGCCTGACCACGCTCCCCGAGGGCCGCTGGTGGCCGACGATGCGCCCGGTCGCCCAGGGCGGAACCACCGCCGGACTCCTCGGTGTCGACCGCGGCGCCCCCGTACAGATGGGCCCCGGCCTGCTCTTCGCCGGGCCGCACCCGGTCACCGTGCAGGGCCGCCGGATGCGGGTCGAGACCCGCTTCCACGACCGCATGGTGCTGGTCGCCGACCCGCTGATCAGCCCGCACGACCGCTCCAACTACGCGCAGCGCGTCGCCCGGTTCGAGACCTACCCGGCGCAGCGCGCCCTGCCGGTCAAGGACATCGTCGTCTACGACACCCACCACGGGCAGGGCTGCGGCGATTCGCCGCGCGCCATCCACGAGGAACTGGTGCGCCGCGGCGAGAAGCTGGAGCACGTCTGGCTGGTCCGCGACGGCCAGACCGAGGTCCCGGAGACCGCCCGCGCCGTCCAGTACAAGAGCGTGGAGTCGTGGGAGGTGCTGGCCCGCGCCCGTTACTTCGTGACCAACGACACCGTGCCGGGGCGCTTCGAGCGCCGCGCCGGCCAGGTCGTCGTGCAGACGTGGCACGGTACGCCGATCAAGGAGATCGGTCACGACTTCGTGCACGACTACTACACGAGCCCGGAGATCCTGGAGGGGCTGGAGCACGACAGCGCCCAGTGGACCCTGCTGGCCTCCCCGAGCTCCTACGCCACGCCCCTCCTCAAGCGCGCCCTCGGCTACGACGGCGAGGTCATCGAGGCGGGCGCCCCGCGTGCGGACGCCCTGGTGCGGCCCGACGCGCAGCGGATCGCCGAGGTCCGCCGCCGGCTCGGCCTGCCCGAGGGCAAGAAGGTCGTCCTCTACATGCCCACGTGGCGCGAGAACAACGAGGGCTTCTCGGGCGGCTACAAGCTCGATCTGCGGATCGACCTGGACCAGGCCCGCCGTGAGCTGGGCGAGGACCACGTCCTGCTGATCCGTAGCCACCACCACGTGACGGAGCAGGTCCGCGACGGCGTCCGCGACGGGTTCGTCGTCGACGTGTCCCGCTGGCCCGACGCGACCGACCTGCTGCTGGTCGCCGACGTGCTGATCTCGGACTACTCCTCCGCGATGTTCGACTTCGCGCACACCGACCGGCCGATCCTGCTCTTCACGTACGACCTGGAGCACTACCGCGGCACGCTGCGCGGCTTCAACTTCGACCTGGAGGCGAAGGCCCCGGGACCGCTGCTCGCGGACTCGGCGAGCCTGATCGAGGCCGTGCGCAACGCGGACGCGGTCGGGGCGGAGTACGCCGAAGCGCGGGCGGCGTTCCGCGCCGAGTTCTGCGACCTGGACAACGGAAACGCCACCGAGTGCGTCGTCGAGCGCATGCTCGCGATGGGCGCGGAGCCCGCCAAGTAA
- a CDS encoding VOC family protein has translation MSGKGFTTCLWFDGNAEAAADYYLSVFKDGKLGRIGRYTEAGPGQADSVMVVEFEINGQQFIGLNGGPQFPFTEAISFQIRCADEAEADYYWDALTGDGGEEGVCGWVKDRFGVSWQVIPPGAIDLIADPDPGRAARATAAMMQMKKLDVTEMRRAADAG, from the coding sequence ATGAGCGGCAAGGGATTCACCACGTGTCTGTGGTTCGACGGCAACGCGGAAGCGGCCGCCGACTACTACCTGTCCGTCTTCAAGGACGGCAAGCTCGGCCGGATCGGCCGGTACACGGAGGCGGGCCCCGGCCAGGCCGACTCCGTGATGGTCGTGGAGTTCGAGATCAACGGCCAGCAGTTCATCGGCCTCAACGGTGGCCCGCAGTTCCCCTTCACCGAGGCGATCTCCTTCCAGATCCGCTGTGCCGACGAGGCGGAGGCGGACTACTACTGGGACGCGCTGACCGGTGACGGTGGCGAGGAGGGCGTCTGCGGCTGGGTCAAGGACAGGTTCGGCGTGTCCTGGCAGGTCATCCCGCCGGGCGCCATCGACCTGATCGCCGACCCGGACCCCGGGCGGGCCGCCCGGGCCACCGCCGCCATGATGCAGATGAAGAAGCTGGACGTGACGGAGATGCGCCGGGCGGCGGACGCGGGCTAG
- a CDS encoding SIR2 family NAD-dependent protein deacylase: MGKPLVAVFSGAGMSTDSGIPDYRGPQGLWRQDPDAEKLVTYAYYMADPEIRRRSWLMRAEIGALGARPNAAHLAVAELERGGTPVRVITQNVDGLHQLAGMPDRKVFELHGSARSVVCTACHARSGMDEALARVAAGEPDPACLVCGGILKSATVMFGQRLDPEVLGQAIAVAKGCQVFIAVGSSLQVQPAASLAGMAAEAGARLIIVNAEETPYDPLAEEIVREPIGTALPAVLARFAAP; this comes from the coding sequence ATGGGGAAGCCACTTGTCGCAGTGTTCAGCGGGGCCGGAATGTCGACCGACTCCGGAATTCCGGACTACCGGGGGCCCCAGGGCCTGTGGCGGCAGGATCCCGACGCCGAAAAGCTCGTGACCTACGCGTACTACATGGCCGATCCGGAGATCCGGCGCCGCTCCTGGCTGATGCGCGCCGAGATCGGCGCGCTCGGAGCACGGCCGAACGCCGCGCACCTGGCCGTGGCGGAGCTGGAGCGCGGTGGCACCCCGGTGCGGGTGATCACCCAGAACGTGGACGGGCTGCACCAGCTCGCCGGGATGCCCGACCGCAAGGTGTTCGAGCTGCACGGCAGCGCCCGGTCGGTGGTCTGCACGGCCTGCCACGCCCGGTCGGGCATGGACGAGGCGCTGGCCCGGGTGGCCGCCGGGGAGCCGGATCCCGCCTGCCTGGTGTGCGGCGGGATCCTCAAGTCGGCGACCGTGATGTTCGGCCAGCGACTCGACCCCGAGGTGCTGGGGCAGGCGATCGCCGTGGCCAAGGGGTGCCAGGTCTTCATCGCCGTCGGGTCGTCCCTGCAGGTGCAGCCCGCAGCATCGCTCGCCGGGATGGCCGCGGAGGCCGGGGCCCGGCTGATCATCGTGAACGCGGAGGAGACCCCGTACGACCCGCTGGCCGAAGAGATCGTCCGCGAGCCGATCGGCACCGCCCTGCCGGCCGTCCTGGCCAGGTTCGCCGCACCCTAG
- a CDS encoding ATP-grasp domain-containing protein gives MSTTTTTTTVLYCRDPLNERRADAHFAAQARQLRDAGGTALLIDHDALLAGDAERAVARVPEGAGAVWYRGWMIPSGHYAALDAALRRRGGELVVTPEAYRRAHELPGWYETFAGLTPVSGWLPAAAGAVPDPEGLAALVAGLPPGAAIVKDYVKSRKHEWDEACYVPDLADRAALNRVVARLVELQGEFLAGGVVVRAFERFVTPEATAAEVRVWWRDGVPRLVTAHPDSPVDAVPEPALESALEPVRAAVEALGCPFVTTDLALRADGVWRVVEVGDGQVSDLHPEADQAAFVRLLTDHQAPLRAPAPSGTTPA, from the coding sequence ATGTCTACGACGACCACGACCACCACCGTCCTCTACTGCCGCGACCCGTTGAACGAGCGCCGGGCCGACGCCCACTTCGCCGCGCAGGCCCGGCAGTTGCGCGACGCCGGGGGCACCGCCCTGCTCATCGACCACGACGCGCTGCTGGCCGGGGACGCCGAACGGGCCGTCGCGCGCGTGCCGGAGGGGGCCGGAGCCGTCTGGTACCGCGGCTGGATGATCCCTTCGGGCCACTACGCCGCACTGGACGCGGCCCTGCGCCGGCGCGGTGGCGAGCTGGTCGTCACCCCGGAGGCGTACCGCAGGGCGCACGAACTCCCCGGCTGGTACGAGACCTTCGCGGGCCTGACCCCGGTCAGCGGCTGGTTGCCGGCGGCTGCGGGGGCGGTCCCGGACCCGGAGGGCCTCGCGGCCCTGGTGGCGGGCCTGCCGCCGGGAGCCGCCATCGTCAAGGACTACGTGAAGTCCCGCAAGCACGAGTGGGACGAGGCCTGTTACGTGCCCGACCTCGCCGACCGGGCCGCGCTGAACCGCGTCGTCGCCCGCCTCGTCGAACTGCAGGGCGAGTTCCTGGCGGGCGGGGTGGTGGTGCGGGCCTTCGAGCGCTTCGTCACACCGGAGGCGACGGCCGCGGAGGTACGGGTGTGGTGGCGGGACGGGGTACCGCGGCTGGTCACCGCCCACCCCGACAGTCCGGTCGACGCGGTTCCGGAACCGGCCCTCGAGTCGGCCCTCGAACCGGTCCGGGCGGCAGTCGAGGCGCTGGGCTGCCCCTTCGTGACCACCGACCTCGCGCTGCGCGCGGACGGGGTCTGGCGCGTCGTCGAAGTGGGGGACGGGCAGGTCAGCGACCTCCACCCGGAGGCCGATCAGGCCGCGTTCGTCCGCCTTCTGACGGATCATCAAGCACCCCTGCGCGCACCGGCCCCATCTGGTACAACACCGGCATGA
- a CDS encoding GNAT family N-acetyltransferase — protein MTGFEIAGASAADMRLIRDWADEEGWNPGDSDRFAFAVADPEGFLIGRLDGEPVACISAVRYGGGFGFIGFYIARPAVRGQGYGIRLWRAGMERLDGRLVGLDGVVDQQANYRKSGFRPAWNNFRYEGTPQGDDDGAVEVEVVDAGTLPFGRLAAYDRRFFPAPRDAFLSAWTGLPGRTALAAVRDGRIEGLGVIRPSSAAHRIGPLYAATPAVAASLLRELARRAPDGLVSVDVPDANPVAAALFERLGLAPAFETARMYTGPAPDLALTELFGVTSLELG, from the coding sequence ATGACGGGATTCGAGATCGCCGGTGCGAGCGCCGCCGACATGAGGCTGATCCGTGACTGGGCCGACGAGGAGGGCTGGAACCCGGGGGACTCGGACCGGTTCGCCTTCGCGGTCGCCGACCCGGAGGGGTTCCTGATCGGGCGGCTGGACGGCGAGCCGGTGGCCTGCATCTCCGCCGTGCGGTACGGCGGAGGCTTCGGCTTCATCGGCTTCTACATCGCCCGGCCGGCCGTCCGCGGCCAGGGGTACGGCATCCGGCTGTGGCGCGCCGGGATGGAACGGCTCGACGGCCGGCTCGTGGGCCTGGACGGGGTCGTCGATCAGCAGGCCAACTACCGGAAATCGGGATTCCGCCCGGCCTGGAACAACTTCCGCTACGAAGGCACCCCACAGGGGGACGACGACGGCGCGGTCGAGGTCGAGGTCGTGGACGCGGGCACCCTTCCCTTCGGTCGGCTCGCCGCCTACGACCGACGGTTCTTCCCCGCGCCGCGGGACGCCTTCCTGTCCGCCTGGACCGGGCTGCCCGGCCGCACCGCCCTGGCCGCCGTCCGGGACGGCCGCATCGAGGGCCTCGGCGTGATCCGCCCCTCCAGCGCCGCCCATCGGATCGGCCCGCTCTACGCGGCCACTCCGGCGGTGGCTGCGTCCCTGCTGCGGGAGTTGGCCCGCCGCGCCCCCGACGGCCTGGTGTCCGTGGACGTACCGGACGCCAACCCGGTGGCCGCCGCGCTCTTCGAACGCCTCGGCCTCGCCCCGGCCTTCGAGACCGCCCGGATGTACACGGGGCCGGCGCCGGACCTCGCCCTGACGGAGCTCTTCGGGGTGACCAGTCTCGAACTGGGATGA
- a CDS encoding subtilase-type protease inhibitor yields MRSIARGLGLGSAAMALTALTALAWPGTAGAAPTGTESLYAPSALVLSVTAGPDAKKGTVLRAVTLVCSPAPGGTHPNPAAACAELRANGSQLDPLAAPAAGAVCTREWNPMTVTAVGVWQGRRLSYTYTFANPCGLRNTSGALFGF; encoded by the coding sequence ATGCGGTCCATCGCAAGGGGTCTCGGGCTCGGTTCCGCCGCCATGGCGCTCACCGCGCTCACCGCGCTGGCCTGGCCGGGTACGGCCGGAGCCGCACCGACCGGTACGGAGAGCCTGTACGCGCCGTCCGCGCTGGTGCTCAGCGTGACGGCCGGGCCCGATGCCAAGAAGGGCACGGTCCTGCGCGCGGTGACCCTCGTCTGCTCGCCGGCGCCCGGCGGGACGCACCCGAACCCGGCCGCGGCGTGCGCCGAGTTACGCGCGAACGGCTCACAGCTCGACCCGCTGGCCGCACCGGCCGCCGGCGCCGTCTGTACCAGGGAGTGGAACCCGATGACGGTGACGGCCGTCGGCGTGTGGCAGGGTCGTCGGCTCAGCTACACGTACACCTTCGCCAATCCGTGCGGTCTACGGAACACCTCCGGCGCACTGTTCGGCTTCTGA
- a CDS encoding ABC transporter ATP-binding protein, whose product MEYDAIQLKDVTRVFGAGDRAVTALDRVSLDVPRGTFTAVMGPSGSGKSTLLQCAAGLDRPTSGGVSVGGTELGGLGETRLTLLRRDRIGFVFQAFNLLPALTAEQNVALPLRLAGRRPARAEVREALARVGLGDRARHRPAQLSGGQQQRVALARALITRPEVLFGDEPTGALDSQTGRGVLTLLRAMVDTERQTVVMVTHDPVAASYADRVVFLADGRVNGELRGARAQDIAARMTALEGAPC is encoded by the coding sequence ATGGAATACGACGCGATCCAACTCAAGGACGTCACGCGGGTCTTCGGCGCCGGAGACCGGGCGGTCACCGCCCTCGACCGGGTCTCCCTCGACGTCCCCCGGGGCACCTTCACCGCCGTCATGGGCCCCTCCGGCTCCGGCAAGTCCACCCTGCTGCAATGCGCGGCAGGACTCGACCGGCCCACGTCCGGCGGTGTGAGCGTGGGCGGCACCGAACTCGGCGGGCTCGGCGAGACCCGACTGACCCTGCTGCGTCGCGACCGCATCGGCTTCGTCTTCCAGGCCTTCAACCTGCTGCCCGCCCTGACGGCCGAACAGAACGTCGCGCTGCCGCTGCGGTTGGCCGGCCGCCGCCCCGCCAGGGCCGAGGTCCGCGAGGCCCTCGCCCGGGTGGGCCTCGGCGACCGGGCCCGGCACCGGCCCGCGCAGCTGTCCGGCGGGCAGCAGCAGCGCGTGGCCCTGGCCCGCGCCCTGATCACCCGCCCCGAGGTGCTCTTCGGCGACGAACCCACCGGCGCCCTGGACTCGCAGACCGGCCGCGGGGTGCTCACCCTGCTCCGGGCCATGGTCGACACCGAACGCCAGACCGTCGTCATGGTCACCCACGACCCCGTGGCCGCTTCCTACGCGGACCGCGTGGTCTTCCTCGCCGACGGCCGGGTGAACGGTGAACTCCGGGGCGCACGCGCCCAGGACATCGCCGCCCGCATGACCGCGCTCGAGGGAGCGCCGTGCTGA
- a CDS encoding ABC transporter permease — protein MLTIALRTALGRWVTFLGSFVALALGVGLIATMGLGLAATLDAPQRLPERFAQAPVVVKGDDVLRVPVPGGERTGKLAHPRPVTPELARRLAALGPTTEDRSFPVRAEGGPERLVGHPWSVAAFAPYTLDAGRSPRTDDEVVTTGWARPGARIGTDHGPVTVVGTVADRGFEDAVFWTDARAARLSPAVDHLVVAADPTAVRDAVRDAVRALPGRDTGVRVLTGPDRRHADPDPEREALVAVNAALGTAGGITGFVSVFVVASTFAFAVAQRRKEFALLRTAGATPGQIRRTVVAEALLLGVVASAAGCLLGAYGAPVFVSYLVDEGFAPRWFAVGDATWPFHAAFWTGLLVALAGVVAASWRAGRVAPSEALREAAHETRTMTPGRWILGAALLLAGLATLAHSLLTDPSDLLHRKTYTSRPMLFIVAFALLSPVLVRPLVRLLAWLPARLPGAGGMLIRENAAAGTRRTAAVAAPVLVTVALAGSLLGTTATLNEAKAAEIRQRTAADHVVTAGPGGFDPAAVERIRAVPGTEISATAATAVHVLEEGTALIRSDARAADPEALARTARLPLAAGAVTDLDDDSVIVTAEWERHTVGSTVEVWLGDGTRKVLRIAAVMSIGTGGNGAYVTPANAPGAKVDRIDVRLAPGADRATVGAALTEAARQAGGRVLTKDRWMSENRPGTRRTTRTGFLLVLGIALLYTGIALAGTLVTATSDRARDLAVLRLAGATRWQVLRSVAGESLLVVLVGTVTGTMVAALNLAGVRAALGLLDVRSALVIPWGALGATSGACAAVAVVSAVVPAALCLRRRAVETAGVRD, from the coding sequence GTGCTGACCATCGCCCTGCGCACCGCGCTGGGCCGCTGGGTCACCTTCCTCGGAAGCTTCGTGGCCCTGGCCCTCGGCGTCGGCCTCATCGCCACCATGGGCCTCGGGCTCGCCGCCACCCTGGACGCCCCGCAGCGCCTCCCGGAGCGGTTCGCCCAGGCCCCCGTCGTCGTCAAGGGCGACGACGTGCTGCGCGTCCCCGTCCCGGGCGGGGAGCGCACCGGAAAGCTCGCCCACCCCCGGCCCGTCACCCCCGAACTCGCCCGGCGGCTGGCCGCCCTCGGCCCGACCACCGAGGACCGGTCCTTCCCCGTCCGTGCCGAGGGCGGGCCGGAGCGCCTGGTCGGCCATCCCTGGTCGGTCGCCGCCTTCGCCCCGTACACCCTCGACGCGGGCCGCTCCCCGCGCACCGACGACGAGGTCGTCACCACCGGCTGGGCCCGGCCCGGGGCCCGGATCGGCACCGACCACGGCCCCGTGACCGTGGTCGGCACCGTCGCCGACCGCGGCTTCGAGGACGCCGTCTTCTGGACCGACGCCCGCGCTGCCCGGCTCTCGCCCGCCGTCGACCACCTCGTCGTCGCTGCCGACCCGACCGCCGTACGGGACGCCGTACGCGATGCCGTCCGGGCGCTCCCGGGCCGGGACACCGGCGTACGGGTCCTGACCGGCCCGGACCGCCGCCACGCCGACCCCGACCCCGAGCGCGAGGCCCTGGTCGCCGTGAACGCCGCACTCGGCACCGCGGGCGGCATCACCGGCTTCGTCTCGGTGTTCGTCGTCGCCTCCACCTTCGCCTTCGCGGTCGCCCAACGCCGCAAGGAGTTCGCCCTGCTGCGCACGGCCGGCGCCACCCCGGGCCAGATCCGGCGCACGGTGGTCGCCGAGGCGCTGTTGCTCGGCGTGGTGGCATCCGCCGCGGGCTGCCTGCTCGGGGCGTACGGGGCGCCCGTGTTCGTCTCGTACCTGGTGGACGAGGGCTTCGCACCCCGCTGGTTCGCCGTCGGCGACGCCACCTGGCCCTTCCACGCGGCCTTTTGGACCGGCCTGCTCGTCGCCCTTGCGGGAGTCGTCGCAGCCTCCTGGCGGGCGGGCCGGGTCGCCCCCTCCGAGGCGCTGCGCGAAGCCGCCCACGAGACGCGGACCATGACCCCGGGCCGCTGGATCCTCGGCGCCGCACTGCTGCTGGCGGGCCTCGCCACCCTCGCCCACTCCCTGCTCACCGATCCGTCGGACCTGCTCCACCGCAAGACGTACACCAGCCGCCCGATGCTGTTCATCGTCGCCTTCGCGCTGCTGTCGCCGGTGCTGGTGCGGCCGTTGGTCCGGCTGCTCGCCTGGCTCCCCGCACGGCTGCCGGGCGCCGGCGGGATGCTGATCCGGGAGAACGCGGCGGCCGGCACCCGCCGTACGGCGGCCGTCGCCGCCCCCGTCCTGGTCACCGTGGCCCTCGCCGGATCCCTGCTGGGCACCACCGCCACGCTGAACGAGGCCAAGGCCGCCGAGATCCGGCAGCGGACCGCCGCCGACCACGTCGTCACGGCCGGCCCGGGAGGGTTCGATCCGGCCGCGGTCGAGCGGATCCGGGCCGTACCCGGAACGGAGATCTCCGCCACCGCCGCGACCGCCGTCCACGTGTTGGAGGAGGGCACGGCGCTGATCCGCTCCGACGCCCGCGCCGCGGACCCCGAGGCCCTCGCCCGGACCGCCCGACTGCCCCTCGCGGCCGGAGCGGTCACCGACCTCGACGACGACTCCGTCATCGTCACCGCGGAATGGGAGCGGCACACCGTCGGATCCACCGTCGAGGTGTGGCTCGGCGACGGCACCCGCAAGGTCCTACGGATCGCCGCCGTGATGAGCATCGGCACCGGCGGCAACGGGGCCTACGTCACCCCCGCCAACGCCCCCGGCGCAAAGGTGGACCGGATCGACGTACGCCTCGCCCCCGGCGCGGACCGCGCGACCGTCGGCGCCGCACTGACCGAGGCCGCACGGCAGGCCGGGGGCCGCGTCCTCACCAAGGACCGGTGGATGTCCGAGAACCGTCCCGGAACCCGCCGCACCACCCGGACGGGCTTCCTGCTGGTGCTCGGCATCGCCCTGCTCTACACGGGGATCGCGCTCGCGGGCACCCTGGTCACGGCCACCTCCGACCGGGCCCGCGACCTCGCGGTGCTGCGCCTGGCCGGAGCCACCCGGTGGCAGGTCCTGCGGTCGGTCGCGGGGGAGTCCCTGCTGGTCGTCCTCGTCGGCACGGTCACCGGAACCATGGTCGCCGCCCTGAACCTGGCCGGCGTCCGGGCGGCGCTGGGCCTCCTGGACGTCAGGAGCGCCCTGGTGATCCCGTGGGGCGCCCTCGGAGCGACGTCCGGCGCGTGCGCGGCCGTGGCGGTGGTCTCCGCGGTCGTCCCCGCCGCGCTGTGCCTGCGGCGCAGGGCGGTCGAGACGGCGGGCGTGCGCGACTAG
- a CDS encoding Crp/Fnr family transcriptional regulator, producing the protein MSTPSPIRIAAVLSTEHRGRLMSQAREVNFPESARIFDEGTRADSFWIVRSGTVTLEIPVAGRRPAPVESLGPGELVGWSWLFPPYVWQLGAEAMTPVRAYEFDAATVRMLMDADPTFGSAIGHWVGRVLAMRLQQTRTRLLELYAPRLSSTA; encoded by the coding sequence GTGAGCACACCTTCCCCCATCCGGATCGCCGCCGTCCTGTCCACCGAGCACCGTGGACGGCTGATGTCCCAGGCCCGCGAAGTCAATTTCCCGGAGAGCGCGCGCATCTTCGACGAGGGCACCCGGGCGGATTCCTTCTGGATCGTGCGTTCCGGCACCGTGACCTTGGAGATCCCCGTCGCCGGCCGCCGGCCCGCGCCCGTGGAGAGCCTCGGCCCCGGTGAGCTGGTGGGCTGGTCCTGGCTGTTCCCGCCGTACGTGTGGCAGCTCGGCGCGGAGGCGATGACACCGGTACGGGCGTACGAGTTCGACGCCGCGACCGTGCGGATGCTGATGGACGCCGATCCCACCTTCGGCTCCGCGATCGGGCACTGGGTCGGGCGCGTCCTCGCGATGCGCCTCCAGCAGACCCGCACCCGCCTGCTGGAGCTGTACGCACCCCGCCTCAGCAGCACCGCGTGA